Proteins encoded by one window of Bacillus sp. DTU_2020_1000418_1_SI_GHA_SEK_038:
- the yhbH gene encoding sporulation protein YhbH yields the protein MNNHQFVISQEDWSLHRKGHDDQQRHQEKVQDAIRNNLPDLITEESIVMSNGREVVKIPIRSLDEYKIRYNYDKNKHVGQGDGDSRVGDVVARDGSSNQKGPGKGQGAGDQPGEDYFEAEVSLMEIEEALFKQLELPNLKRKEQEEILVENIEFNDIRKTGLMGNIDKKRTMMTAFKRNAMTGKPSFHPIYQEDLKFKTWNEVIKPDSKAVVLAMMDTSGSMGIWEKYMARSFFFWMTRFLRTKYETVEIEFIAHHTEAKVVSEEDFFSKGESGGTICSSAYRKALELIEAKYNPRRFNIYPFHFSDGDNLTSDNARCVKLVEELMKVSNMFGYGEVNQYNRHSTLMSAYKNIKHDDFRYYILKQKVDVFHAMKSFFKKEEDKMYV from the coding sequence ATGAATAACCATCAGTTTGTGATTTCTCAAGAAGATTGGTCCCTCCATCGCAAAGGCCATGATGACCAGCAGCGCCATCAGGAAAAAGTTCAGGATGCCATCCGAAATAATTTACCTGATCTAATAACAGAAGAGAGTATAGTCATGTCGAATGGTCGGGAAGTTGTCAAAATCCCGATTCGTTCATTAGACGAATATAAAATTCGCTATAATTATGATAAAAACAAACATGTTGGCCAAGGAGATGGAGATAGCCGCGTTGGTGATGTGGTGGCCCGTGATGGATCAAGCAATCAAAAAGGACCTGGGAAAGGGCAGGGAGCAGGCGATCAGCCTGGTGAAGATTATTTTGAAGCAGAAGTTTCGTTAATGGAAATTGAAGAAGCGCTTTTTAAGCAATTAGAGCTACCCAATTTAAAAAGGAAAGAACAAGAGGAGATTCTTGTTGAAAACATTGAATTTAATGATATTAGAAAAACCGGTTTGATGGGAAATATCGATAAGAAACGAACGATGATGACAGCATTTAAACGAAATGCCATGACCGGGAAGCCTAGCTTTCACCCTATTTATCAAGAGGATTTAAAATTCAAGACTTGGAATGAGGTTATAAAACCTGACTCCAAGGCAGTCGTATTAGCAATGATGGATACGAGCGGCTCAATGGGAATATGGGAAAAGTATATGGCTAGAAGCTTCTTCTTCTGGATGACAAGATTTTTAAGGACAAAATATGAGACTGTAGAAATTGAATTTATTGCCCACCATACGGAAGCTAAAGTTGTATCGGAGGAAGATTTCTTTTCAAAAGGTGAAAGCGGCGGTACGATCTGCTCCTCTGCCTATCGAAAAGCACTTGAGCTTATTGAGGCAAAATATAATCCCCGCAGGTTTAATATTTACCCATTTCACTTTTCCGATGGTGACAACTTAACCTCAGACAATGCCCGCTGTGTAAAGCTTGTTGAGGAATTGATGAAGGTATCCAATATGTTTGGCTATGGAGAAGTTAATCAGTATAACCGCCACTCAACCCTCATGTCCGCCTATAAAAACATCAAACATGATGATTTCCGGTACTATATTCTAAAACAAAAAGTGGATGTATTTCACGCAATGAAGAGCTTTTTCAAGAAGGAAGAAGATAAAATGTACGTCTAA